The Pseudomonas azotoformans genome has a segment encoding these proteins:
- a CDS encoding ABC transporter permease: protein MSRGYLLSLPALVLFVGLLILPLGLTLVLSFNVFDYQVGVKGDEWTLAHYLSLFSDSYFYEIFWRTFWISALVTLLCVVIGVPEAYILSRMGTPWRSIFLILILTPLLISVVVRAFGWSLLLGADGLVNQVIQFLGGRPVKLLYTPFAVIIALVHVMLPFMIIPVWTSLQKLDPSAEQAALSLGASQTTVMRKIVLPQVMPGVLSGTLIVFGLAASSFAIPGLLGGRRLKMVATVVYDQYLSELNWPMGATIAVVLLLVNLLIMLSWNRMVEGRYKKSLGV from the coding sequence ATGAGCCGCGGCTATCTGTTGTCATTGCCCGCCCTGGTGCTGTTTGTCGGGCTGCTGATCCTGCCGTTGGGCCTGACGCTGGTGTTGTCGTTCAACGTGTTCGATTACCAGGTGGGCGTGAAGGGCGATGAGTGGACCCTGGCGCATTACCTGTCGCTGTTCAGCGATTCATACTTTTACGAAATCTTCTGGCGCACTTTCTGGATCAGCGCCTTGGTCACCCTGCTCTGCGTGGTGATCGGCGTACCTGAGGCTTACATCCTCAGCCGCATGGGCACCCCGTGGCGCTCGATCTTCCTGATCCTGATCCTCACGCCGCTGCTGATCTCGGTGGTGGTGCGCGCCTTTGGCTGGAGCCTGCTGCTCGGCGCGGACGGGCTGGTGAACCAAGTCATTCAATTCCTCGGTGGGCGCCCGGTGAAGCTGTTGTACACGCCGTTCGCGGTGATCATCGCCCTGGTGCACGTGATGCTGCCGTTCATGATCATCCCGGTGTGGACCTCCCTGCAGAAACTCGACCCGTCGGCAGAACAAGCGGCGTTGTCCCTCGGCGCCAGCCAGACCACGGTGATGCGCAAGATCGTATTGCCCCAAGTGATGCCCGGCGTGCTGTCCGGCACGCTGATCGTGTTCGGCCTGGCGGCCAGCTCCTTTGCGATTCCCGGCCTGCTCGGCGGGCGCCGACTGAAAATGGTCGCCACCGTGGTGTACGACCAGTACCTCTCGGAACTCAACTGGCCCATGGGCGCGACCATCGCGGTGGTGCTGCTGTTGGTCAATCTGCTGATCATGCTGAGCTGGAACCGCATGGTCGAAGGCCGCTACAAAAAGTCCCTGGGGGTTTAA
- the pncB gene encoding nicotinate phosphoribosyltransferase, whose protein sequence is MESAYDYETPVIRGLLDTDYYTFTMMQAVLHQYPNVDVEYNFIVRSKEKLGHLIPEIRAELEQLASLRMREGELRFLFNPRFREYLTPDYERFLGLFRFNLRYIHVSEVDGQLNIRVVGPMLHCIMFEQPVLALVSELRNRDKYPDVTLEDVTRKLYQKFDWLQKNLSREELADLRVSDFSTRRRLSFKAQREVVDIMRRDFPGQFVGTSNAHLAYEFDLPLIGTMAHQWLMVHQQLGRLRESQNAALENWVREYRGRLGIALTDCISTDFFLKDFDLYFAKLYDGLRQDSGDPIAWADKVLDRYQQLGIDPMTKDLMFSDGLNFEKCLPILRHVRGKAKFGFGMGTSLACDVEGVEPLSIVMKLVRVHGEPVVKFSDDPIKNVCEDASFLQYAAQVFNVGSVEV, encoded by the coding sequence ATGGAAAGTGCCTACGACTACGAAACGCCCGTTATCCGGGGTTTGCTCGACACCGACTACTACACCTTCACCATGATGCAGGCCGTGTTGCACCAGTACCCCAATGTCGATGTGGAGTACAACTTCATTGTGCGGTCCAAGGAAAAGCTCGGTCATCTGATTCCTGAAATCCGTGCCGAGTTGGAGCAACTCGCCAGCCTGCGTATGCGCGAAGGTGAGCTGCGCTTTCTGTTCAACCCCCGCTTTCGCGAATACCTCACCCCGGACTACGAGCGCTTCCTCGGCTTGTTCCGCTTCAACCTGCGCTATATCCACGTCAGCGAAGTCGACGGCCAACTGAACATCCGCGTGGTCGGTCCTATGCTGCACTGCATCATGTTCGAACAACCGGTCCTGGCGCTGGTCAGCGAGCTGCGCAACCGCGACAAATACCCCGACGTGACCTTGGAAGACGTCACCCGCAAGCTCTACCAGAAGTTCGACTGGCTACAGAAAAATCTCAGCCGCGAAGAACTCGCCGACCTGCGAGTGTCTGACTTTTCCACCCGGCGCCGCCTGTCGTTCAAGGCCCAGCGCGAAGTGGTCGACATCATGCGCCGCGACTTTCCCGGACAGTTCGTCGGCACCAGCAATGCGCACCTGGCCTACGAATTCGACCTGCCGCTGATCGGCACCATGGCGCACCAATGGCTGATGGTGCACCAGCAACTGGGCCGCCTGCGCGAAAGCCAGAACGCCGCCCTGGAAAACTGGGTGCGCGAATACCGTGGCCGTCTCGGCATCGCCCTGACTGACTGCATCAGCACCGATTTTTTCCTCAAGGACTTCGACCTTTACTTCGCCAAGCTGTATGACGGCCTGCGCCAGGACTCCGGCGACCCCATCGCTTGGGCCGACAAAGTCCTGGACCGCTACCAGCAACTGGGCATCGACCCGATGACCAAGGACCTGATGTTCTCCGACGGCCTGAATTTCGAAAAATGCCTGCCGATCCTGCGGCACGTGCGCGGCAAGGCCAAGTTCGGCTTCGGCATGGGCACCAGCCTGGCCTGCGATGTGGAGGGCGTCGAGCCGCTGAGCATCGTGATGAAACTGGTGCGGGTGCACGGCGAACCGGTGGTGAAATTCTCGGATGATCCGATCAAGAACGTCTGCGAAGACGCCTCGTTTTTGCAGTACGCAGCACAAGTGTTCAATGTCGGCAGCGTGGAGGTGTGA
- a CDS encoding (2Fe-2S)-binding protein: MALFKRLAETQRPALAFTLDGQPASGLLGDTLLTAVLTCAEHLRGSDFSAEPRAGFCLMGACQDCWVRLEDGRRVRACSTLLEEGQAIRREPGRQS, translated from the coding sequence ATGGCTCTGTTCAAACGCCTGGCCGAAACCCAACGCCCTGCCCTCGCCTTCACGCTTGACGGGCAACCCGCCAGCGGTTTGCTCGGTGACACCCTGCTGACCGCCGTGTTGACCTGCGCCGAACACCTGCGTGGCAGTGATTTCAGCGCCGAACCACGGGCCGGTTTCTGCCTGATGGGCGCGTGCCAGGATTGCTGGGTGCGACTTGAAGACGGGCGCCGCGTACGCGCCTGTTCGACGCTATTGGAAGAAGGCCAGGCCATCCGCCGCGAACCGGGGCGCCAGTCATGA
- a CDS encoding ABC transporter substrate-binding protein gives MNPRIALSCLSLALLASTVHAAPTLYLGMNGGTMERVYADKVLPAFEKANNVKVVIVPGTSSDILAKVQANKDNPQMHVMFLDDGIMYRAISMGLCDKLAPSPTLEQIPAKAKIKEHAVAVTLGVTGLGYNAKMFKEKGWAAPTSWMDLADPRFKDKVVFQSLASSTFGLHGFLMFNRLQGGDETNVDPGFKAWPKTVGPNVLEYIASSAKISEMVQTDEAAIFPLTPTQVATQKLLGVPMEYAQPKEGAVVLNVAECVIARNDQPELAQKLAAFLLTAQAQAPALEEGDQIPSNPTTPTTDKTRARVEAMQSYLQTAISIDWDQVNQARPEWNARWSRSIER, from the coding sequence ATGAACCCACGTATTGCGCTGTCCTGCTTGTCCCTCGCTCTACTCGCCTCAACGGTGCACGCCGCGCCCACGCTGTACCTGGGCATGAACGGCGGCACCATGGAACGGGTGTACGCCGACAAGGTGCTGCCCGCGTTCGAAAAGGCCAATAACGTCAAGGTGGTGATCGTGCCCGGTACCTCGTCGGACATCCTCGCCAAGGTCCAGGCCAACAAAGACAACCCGCAGATGCACGTGATGTTCCTCGACGACGGCATCATGTACCGCGCGATTTCCATGGGTTTGTGCGACAAGCTGGCGCCCAGCCCGACCCTGGAGCAGATCCCCGCCAAGGCGAAGATCAAGGAACACGCCGTGGCCGTGACCCTCGGCGTTACCGGCCTGGGCTACAACGCCAAGATGTTCAAGGAAAAAGGCTGGGCCGCACCCACCTCGTGGATGGACCTGGCCGACCCGCGCTTCAAGGACAAAGTGGTGTTCCAGTCCCTGGCCTCCTCCACCTTCGGCCTGCATGGCTTCCTGATGTTCAACCGCCTCCAGGGCGGTGACGAAACCAACGTCGACCCCGGCTTCAAGGCCTGGCCAAAAACCGTCGGCCCCAACGTACTGGAATACATCGCCAGCTCCGCGAAGATCTCCGAAATGGTGCAGACCGATGAAGCCGCGATCTTCCCGCTCACCCCGACCCAGGTCGCCACCCAGAAACTGCTCGGCGTGCCCATGGAATATGCGCAACCCAAGGAAGGCGCGGTGGTGCTGAACGTGGCCGAATGCGTGATCGCGCGCAACGACCAGCCGGAACTGGCGCAGAAACTCGCCGCGTTTTTGCTGACCGCCCAAGCCCAGGCCCCGGCGTTGGAAGAAGGCGACCAGATCCCGTCTAACCCGACCACGCCGACCACCGACAAGACCCGTGCCCGAGTAGAAGCGATGCAAAGTTACTTGCAGACGGCGATTTCGATTGATTGGGACCAGGTCAACCAGGCGCGGCCGGAGTGGAATGCGCGGTGGAGTCGGTCGATCGAGCGGTAG
- a CDS encoding IclR family transcriptional regulator codes for MDSTERNESAKEVGSGGVSRLFALLRTLGDVPEGGERVTQLAQQVGLSQPTTHRLLRSLMDEGMVEQDARSKRYRLSLEFFALAANAGKTGNLRDLVRPSMLRLSASLGDSLFLLARSGFDAICLDRSEGPYPIRTFTGDIGGRVALGVGQGSLAILAFLPEEERETVIRYNLPRLKDFHLYDEVLLRSEVENVRNLGYAARNTGVLEGMAGLAVPILNRDGHAVAALSVATISDRLGPSRLPMVVELLKREAAAIGPRINPFDPTLRRPSQTFGG; via the coding sequence ATGGATTCCACTGAACGAAATGAAAGCGCCAAAGAAGTAGGCTCCGGTGGGGTGTCTCGGCTGTTCGCGCTGCTGCGTACCCTCGGCGACGTGCCGGAGGGTGGCGAACGCGTCACTCAGCTCGCGCAACAGGTGGGCCTGTCCCAGCCGACCACCCACCGCTTGCTGCGCAGCCTGATGGACGAAGGCATGGTCGAGCAGGACGCGCGCAGCAAGCGCTATCGCCTGAGCCTGGAGTTCTTTGCCCTGGCGGCGAATGCGGGCAAGACCGGCAACCTGCGTGACCTGGTGCGGCCAAGCATGCTGCGCCTGAGTGCTTCCTTGGGCGATTCGCTGTTCCTGCTCGCACGCTCAGGCTTCGACGCAATCTGCCTGGACCGCAGCGAAGGCCCGTACCCTATCCGCACCTTCACCGGGGACATCGGAGGGCGCGTGGCGTTGGGCGTAGGGCAGGGCAGCCTGGCCATCCTGGCGTTCTTGCCAGAGGAGGAGCGCGAGACGGTGATCCGCTACAACCTGCCACGGCTCAAGGACTTCCACCTGTATGACGAAGTGCTGTTGCGCTCGGAAGTGGAGAACGTGCGCAATCTGGGCTACGCGGCGCGTAATACCGGGGTGCTGGAAGGCATGGCGGGGTTGGCGGTGCCGATCCTCAATCGCGACGGGCATGCGGTGGCGGCGTTGAGCGTGGCGACCATCAGTGATCGGCTGGGGCCGAGCCGGTTGCCGATGGTGGTGGAGTTGCTCAAGCGCGAAGCGGCGGCGATTGGTCCAAGGATCAATCCGTTTGATCCGACGTTGCGCCGGCCTTCGCAGACCTTTGGTGGGTAG
- a CDS encoding class II fumarate hydratase: MTALRIEHDAFGPVSIPADRYWGAQTQRALEVFGSKQPFPASLIRAFGQQKRACARANVRLGALAPSLAHAIELAAQALANGELDLHFPLSVWQTGSGTQTNMNANEVIANHANLALGGELGSKSPVHPNDHVNRSQSSNDSFPTVMHLTTVLELRGRLLPALGHLRDGLNAKADAWQDVLKIGRTHLMDAVPMSQGQAFGAFAQQIQHGIARIEACLPRLRLLPQGGTAVGTGLNTPVGFDLAFCEEISRLTGEPFETNPCKFEGMGTHDALVEASGALNVLAVSLTKIANDIRLLGSGPRCGLGELIVPDDGLTSSIMPGKRNPTIAEVLVQAAMQVMGNHTTITLAGASSTFELNVAKPVLIHNLLHSIEVLTDCVSLFTDKLLSGLELNRPQLARNVEHSLLMATVLNPLLGYDRVAQITRKAADEGLSPKEAAVQLGLISAAEYDQRVRPESMISPG, translated from the coding sequence ATGACTGCTCTGCGAATCGAACATGACGCATTCGGCCCGGTGTCGATCCCGGCCGACCGTTACTGGGGCGCACAGACCCAACGGGCACTGGAGGTGTTCGGCAGCAAACAGCCGTTCCCCGCCAGCCTGATCCGCGCCTTTGGCCAACAAAAACGCGCGTGTGCCCGCGCCAATGTACGGCTAGGCGCGCTTGCCCCGAGCCTGGCACACGCGATCGAACTGGCGGCGCAGGCCTTGGCCAACGGCGAGCTTGACCTGCACTTCCCGCTGTCGGTCTGGCAGACCGGCTCCGGCACCCAGACCAACATGAACGCCAACGAAGTCATCGCCAACCACGCCAACCTCGCGCTTGGCGGTGAACTGGGCAGCAAGTCGCCGGTGCATCCCAATGACCATGTGAACCGCTCACAGTCGTCCAACGACAGTTTCCCCACGGTGATGCACCTGACCACCGTGCTGGAACTGCGCGGTCGCCTGCTGCCTGCATTGGGCCATCTGCGTGATGGACTCAACGCCAAGGCAGACGCCTGGCAGGACGTGCTGAAAATCGGCCGCACCCACCTGATGGATGCGGTGCCGATGAGCCAGGGCCAGGCTTTTGGTGCGTTTGCCCAGCAGATCCAGCATGGCATCGCGCGAATCGAAGCCTGCCTGCCGCGCCTGCGCCTGCTGCCCCAGGGCGGCACGGCGGTGGGCACCGGGTTGAACACACCGGTCGGTTTTGACCTGGCGTTTTGCGAAGAAATCAGCCGACTCACCGGCGAACCCTTCGAAACCAACCCCTGCAAATTCGAAGGCATGGGCACCCACGATGCCCTGGTCGAAGCCTCCGGGGCGCTGAATGTACTGGCTGTTTCCTTGACCAAGATCGCCAATGATATCCGCCTGCTCGGTTCGGGTCCGCGTTGCGGCCTGGGTGAATTGATCGTGCCAGACGATGGTCTGACCTCCTCGATCATGCCCGGAAAACGCAACCCGACCATCGCCGAAGTACTGGTGCAGGCGGCGATGCAGGTAATGGGCAATCACACCACCATTACCCTGGCGGGCGCTTCCAGTACCTTCGAATTGAACGTGGCCAAGCCGGTTCTGATCCACAACCTGCTGCACTCGATCGAGGTCCTCACCGACTGCGTCAGCCTGTTCACCGACAAGCTGCTGAGCGGCCTGGAGCTGAACCGCCCACAGTTGGCGCGCAATGTGGAGCATTCGTTGTTGATGGCGACGGTACTGAACCCGCTGCTGGGTTACGACCGCGTGGCGCAGATCACCCGCAAGGCGGCGGATGAAGGCTTGTCACCCAAGGAGGCGGCGGTGCAGTTGGGGCTGATCAGCGCCGCAGAGTATGACCAACGGGTGCGGCCGGAAAGCATGATCAGCCCCGGCTGA
- the nadE gene encoding ammonia-dependent NAD(+) synthetase yields MQARIAQELNINRQLVKGGEAKEIQRRIDFIKTTLRGSGGKALVLGISGGVDSLTAGRLCQLAVEQLRGEDYAARFIAMRLPYKTQADERDAQASLDFITPDQIDTLNIAASVDGLMASLTATEASAAHVDFIKGNVKARTRMIAQYAVANLHNGLVVGADHGAEALMGFFTKFGDGACDLAPLSGLTKTQVRLLATALGAPNNLVHKHPTADLEELVPGKLDEQAYGCTYAEIDAYLMGEPVSERVRAIVEGAYGKTAHKRALPIIPV; encoded by the coding sequence ATGCAAGCACGTATCGCACAGGAACTGAACATCAATCGGCAACTGGTCAAAGGCGGCGAAGCCAAAGAGATCCAGCGGCGCATCGACTTCATCAAGACCACCTTGCGCGGCTCCGGCGGCAAGGCGTTGGTACTGGGCATCAGCGGGGGTGTTGACTCACTCACCGCCGGCCGTCTGTGCCAGTTGGCCGTGGAGCAACTGCGCGGCGAAGACTACGCCGCACGCTTCATCGCCATGCGCCTGCCCTACAAAACCCAGGCCGACGAACGCGACGCCCAGGCCTCCCTGGACTTCATCACCCCGGACCAGATCGACACCCTCAACATCGCCGCCAGCGTCGACGGCCTCATGGCCAGCCTGACCGCCACCGAAGCCAGCGCCGCCCATGTCGATTTCATCAAGGGCAACGTCAAGGCGCGCACACGGATGATCGCCCAGTACGCGGTGGCCAACCTGCACAACGGCCTGGTGGTCGGCGCTGACCACGGCGCTGAAGCGTTGATGGGGTTTTTCACCAAGTTCGGTGACGGCGCCTGCGACCTGGCGCCACTGTCGGGCCTGACCAAAACCCAGGTGCGCTTGCTCGCCACGGCCCTTGGCGCCCCGAACAACCTGGTGCACAAACACCCGACTGCGGACCTGGAAGAGCTTGTGCCGGGCAAGCTGGATGAACAGGCCTACGGCTGCACTTACGCAGAGATCGACGCGTACCTGATGGGCGAGCCGGTGAGTGAGCGGGTGAGGGCGATTGTCGAGGGCGCGTACGGCAAGACAGCGCACAAGCGTGCGCTGCCTATCATTCCGGTTTGA
- a CDS encoding NAD(P)/FAD-dependent oxidoreductase, with translation MLAQKGQRVALVERDFCGSHSSGVNYGGVRRQGRPLHQLPLSQRAHQLWADLPGLIGIDGEYLRSGHLKLARSHADFAALQAYAEQTRGFGLGLQLLDYAELRARFPWVGDIAVGASLCPEDGHANPRLVSPAFARAAKRHGAQVYEQSPVTRIEHDGQHFQVHCANSLHLQAPWLLNCAGAWAGAVAEQFGEAVPMTSAHPAMLVTEPLPMVMDVSTGVEGGGIYARQVARGNCILGGGRGFALGPQQARPGQAAVLEILRNAGELYPFLKGAQAIRTWSGTEGYLPDHEPVIGPSSTQPGLLHGFGFAGAGFQLGPAVGEALAEIVCTGASRQPIEAFSIRRFQA, from the coding sequence ATGCTGGCGCAGAAAGGTCAGCGGGTGGCGCTGGTGGAACGGGACTTTTGCGGATCCCATTCCAGTGGCGTCAACTACGGCGGCGTGCGGCGCCAAGGCCGGCCATTGCACCAATTACCGCTGTCGCAGCGTGCCCACCAGCTGTGGGCAGACTTGCCGGGATTGATCGGTATCGACGGCGAGTACTTGCGTTCCGGTCATTTGAAGCTGGCGCGCAGTCATGCTGATTTCGCCGCGTTGCAGGCGTATGCCGAGCAGACACGGGGATTTGGCCTGGGTTTGCAGTTGCTGGATTACGCCGAGCTGCGCGCACGATTTCCCTGGGTCGGCGATATCGCCGTCGGTGCCTCGTTGTGTCCGGAAGACGGCCACGCCAACCCTCGCCTGGTGTCGCCCGCCTTTGCCCGCGCGGCTAAACGACACGGCGCGCAGGTTTATGAACAGTCGCCCGTCACACGTATCGAGCATGACGGCCAGCACTTCCAGGTGCACTGCGCCAACAGTCTGCATCTTCAAGCGCCGTGGCTGCTCAATTGCGCCGGGGCGTGGGCCGGGGCGGTGGCCGAACAGTTTGGCGAAGCGGTGCCGATGACCTCGGCACACCCGGCGATGCTGGTCACTGAGCCCTTGCCGATGGTGATGGACGTGAGCACCGGCGTTGAAGGCGGCGGGATCTATGCGCGACAGGTCGCCCGGGGCAATTGCATCCTCGGCGGTGGTCGCGGCTTTGCCCTAGGTCCGCAACAAGCACGACCAGGGCAAGCCGCGGTGCTGGAGATCCTGCGCAATGCCGGTGAGCTGTACCCGTTTCTCAAGGGTGCCCAGGCCATCCGCACCTGGAGTGGCACCGAAGGTTATCTACCCGATCACGAACCGGTAATCGGCCCCAGCAGCACCCAACCCGGCTTGCTCCACGGTTTCGGCTTTGCCGGTGCCGGGTTCCAGCTTGGTCCCGCCGTCGGTGAAGCCCTGGCAGAGATCGTCTGCACCGGTGCCAGCCGCCAACCTATCGAAGCGTTTTCCATCCGTCGTTTCCAAGCCTGA
- a CDS encoding Hcp family type VI secretion system effector, with product MATDMFLKLGDIKGESRDQAHRDEIDISRWGWRMTQSGSMHSGTGGGAGKVDMANIAIEKSLDKSSPNLMMACATGKHYPEARIVVRKAGGDSSVEYLVIILKEVMVASYDSRAATTSDVLTEEISLNFARVEISYQPQKADGGKDGGPIRFGWNIRENIKI from the coding sequence ATGGCAACCGATATGTTTTTGAAACTGGGAGACATCAAGGGCGAGTCCAGGGACCAGGCCCATCGCGATGAAATCGATATTTCCCGCTGGGGCTGGAGGATGACTCAATCGGGCTCGATGCACAGTGGCACGGGCGGTGGTGCCGGCAAGGTTGATATGGCCAACATCGCGATTGAAAAGTCGCTGGATAAATCCTCGCCCAACCTCATGATGGCGTGCGCAACCGGCAAGCATTACCCCGAGGCTCGAATCGTGGTGCGCAAGGCTGGGGGCGATAGCAGCGTGGAGTACCTGGTGATCATCCTGAAGGAAGTGATGGTCGCCTCCTACGACAGCCGCGCGGCGACAACCAGTGACGTGCTGACCGAGGAAATCAGCCTTAACTTCGCCAGGGTGGAAATCAGCTACCAGCCACAGAAAGCCGATGGCGGCAAAGATGGCGGGCCGATTCGGTTCGGCTGGAACATCCGCGAAAACATCAAAATCTGA
- a CDS encoding FAD/NAD(P)-dependent oxidoreductase, translating into MKPVVIVGAGPAGINAARTLLDHGIRPCLVDESLRGGGQIYRRQPQGFQRTAKQLYGFEARKAEAVHRTMDELAPLIDYRPETLVWNAEDGRLDMLNNGRAESLEYAQLIVATGATDRILPVPGWTLPGVYSLGAAQIALKYQGCAIGERVAFCGSGPLLYLVAYQYAKAGAKVVAVLDSAPFSAQCRALPALLGQPATLAKGVYYRAWLTAHGIPVHQGATLEKINGAQRVSGIQWADQTLECDAVAFAHALRSETQLADLLGCEFAWNALNRAWLPQRDSAGRSSVSGVYLAGDGAGIMGADAAQMAGERAALAVLEDSGVAIDQRRPAVLEQQLATIQRFRHGLETAFPFPEKWAAEAADALILCRCEEVSVGDVRAVVDEGHWEINRVKAHCRVGMGRCQGRMCGLAAAEIVAERSGRAIENVGRLRGQAPIKPLPFGVEVQP; encoded by the coding sequence ATGAAGCCTGTGGTGATTGTGGGCGCAGGCCCGGCCGGGATCAACGCGGCGCGCACATTGCTCGACCATGGCATCAGACCTTGCCTGGTGGATGAAAGCCTGCGCGGTGGCGGGCAGATTTATCGGCGTCAGCCACAGGGATTTCAACGCACCGCCAAGCAGCTTTACGGATTTGAAGCACGCAAGGCCGAGGCCGTGCACCGCACAATGGATGAGCTGGCACCGCTGATCGACTACCGCCCGGAAACCCTGGTGTGGAATGCCGAGGACGGGCGCCTGGATATGCTCAACAACGGCCGCGCAGAAAGCCTCGAGTACGCGCAACTCATCGTTGCCACGGGCGCCACTGACCGCATCCTGCCCGTGCCGGGTTGGACCCTACCGGGCGTGTACAGCCTGGGCGCGGCGCAAATCGCGCTGAAGTACCAAGGCTGCGCCATCGGCGAGCGTGTGGCGTTTTGTGGCAGCGGGCCGTTGCTGTATCTGGTGGCTTACCAGTACGCCAAGGCCGGCGCCAAAGTGGTGGCAGTGCTCGACAGCGCGCCGTTCAGTGCCCAATGCCGTGCATTGCCAGCGCTGCTCGGGCAACCGGCGACCTTGGCCAAAGGCGTGTACTACCGCGCCTGGTTGACGGCCCATGGGATTCCCGTGCACCAGGGCGCCACGCTTGAAAAGATCAACGGCGCGCAACGGGTCAGCGGTATTCAATGGGCTGATCAGACCTTGGAATGCGACGCCGTGGCCTTCGCCCATGCCCTGCGCAGCGAGACGCAACTGGCGGATTTGCTTGGCTGTGAGTTCGCCTGGAATGCCTTGAACCGCGCGTGGCTGCCACAACGGGATAGCGCCGGACGCAGCAGCGTCAGCGGCGTGTACCTGGCGGGCGATGGGGCCGGAATCATGGGTGCCGACGCAGCACAAATGGCCGGTGAACGTGCAGCGCTGGCGGTGCTGGAGGACTCGGGTGTTGCAATCGATCAGCGCCGCCCTGCTGTGCTGGAGCAACAATTGGCGACCATCCAACGCTTTCGTCATGGTTTGGAAACTGCGTTCCCGTTCCCAGAGAAGTGGGCGGCCGAAGCCGCCGATGCGTTGATCCTCTGCCGCTGCGAAGAAGTCAGCGTCGGCGACGTACGCGCGGTGGTGGATGAAGGCCACTGGGAGATCAATCGCGTCAAGGCCCACTGTCGCGTCGGCATGGGCCGCTGCCAAGGCCGGATGTGCGGGTTGGCGGCAGCGGAAATTGTCGCGGAGCGCAGTGGCCGGGCCATCGAAAACGTCGGCCGCTTGCGGGGCCAGGCACCGATCAAGCCGCTGCCGTTTGGCGTGGAGGTGCAGCCGTGA
- a CDS encoding ABC transporter permease — MSRNGPLALGFHTLVVLFMMAPLVVVCLVAFTPENTLSLPTSGFSLRWFRAVFERADFIQAFYNSLILAFTAASLATLIAVPAALAISRYQFPGRNFFSALFLSPIIIPHLVLGVAMLRLFALMGVNGSFTWLMLAHVVIITPYVLRLVLAAAIGIDRSAEQAAESLGASRFTLFRQITLPMILPGVAGGWLLAFINSFDEVTLSIFVSSPATQTLPVRMYVYATESIDPMMAAVSALVIALTAATMILLDRVYGLDRVLVGKH; from the coding sequence ATGTCCAGAAACGGTCCTTTGGCCCTGGGTTTCCACACCCTGGTGGTGCTGTTCATGATGGCGCCGCTGGTGGTGGTGTGCCTGGTGGCCTTCACCCCGGAAAACACCTTGAGCCTGCCCACCTCGGGCTTCTCGCTGCGCTGGTTCCGTGCGGTGTTCGAGCGCGCGGATTTTATCCAGGCGTTCTACAACAGCCTGATTTTGGCATTTACCGCCGCGAGCCTGGCGACCTTGATTGCGGTGCCGGCCGCCTTGGCGATCAGTCGCTATCAGTTTCCTGGGCGTAATTTTTTCAGTGCGTTGTTCTTGTCACCGATCATCATTCCGCACCTGGTGCTTGGCGTGGCGATGCTGCGCCTGTTCGCACTGATGGGCGTGAACGGCAGCTTCACCTGGCTGATGCTCGCGCACGTGGTGATCATCACGCCGTATGTGCTGCGCCTGGTGTTGGCCGCCGCCATCGGCATTGATCGCAGCGCCGAGCAGGCCGCGGAGTCCTTGGGCGCAAGCCGCTTTACGTTGTTTCGCCAGATCACCCTGCCAATGATCCTGCCCGGTGTAGCGGGTGGCTGGTTGCTGGCGTTCATCAACAGTTTCGATGAGGTGACGTTGTCGATCTTCGTCAGCTCGCCGGCGACCCAGACCCTGCCGGTGCGCATGTATGTGTATGCCACCGAGTCCATCGACCCGATGATGGCGGCGGTGTCGGCACTGGTGATTGCACTCACGGCCGCCACCATGATTTTGCTGGACCGGGTCTATGGCCTGGACCGCGTGCTGGTGGGGAAACACTGA